The sequence below is a genomic window from Thermococcus sp..
TCATAAAGGCCGGAAAAACGAAGAAGGGCAACGTGATAGCGACGGCACAGATAGCGGGAATTCTGGCGGTGAAGAAGACACCAGAGCTTATCCCCCTGTGCCACCCGATACCTCTGACCGGTGTGGACATAACCTTCGAGTTCGGCGAAAACTACATAGAGGCCACCTGCGAGGTTCGCGCGGTTTATAAGACAGGTGTTGAGATGGAGGCCCTCACGGGCGTTAGCGTAGCGCTCCTTACGATATGGGACATGGTTAAAGCCGTTGAGAAGGATGAAAACGGCCAGTATCCAGTGACGAGGATAGAGGACATCCATGTCGTGGAAAAGATTAAACAAGAATGACCAGTAATGGTTATAAATGACACCCCTCAAGCGACAATCGGTGAGCGCCGTGTATGAAGTAAAGAAGAGCAAATCCGGTTATATCTTTGACCTTCCAAGGGAGAGAATAGCCTTCATGTTCCTCAAGGATGGGACCTACATAATGTTCCACGACGAGGAGTTCCTCTGCTACTCCCCGAAACCCGTTGAAATCTCAAGAGAGGAACTGGAGAGGTTCGAGAAAACCGGCGAGATGCCGGAACTGGTAAGGCGCGTTAAGGCCCATGACTTTCCCGAGGGATGTATCGTCAAGAGGCTTCCCCCGATTGACGAGGACTTAAAACCCTTCAACCCGAACAGGAAGTGCGTCGTTATCTTTACGGGCTTCCGGGACACGGTCATAGACTACATCGAGAGAGATGGTATAACCTATGCGGTTGCGAGGCTCGTTGATGACCCTGAAAAAATCTGCAGGTTCATTGGCAGGGGCAACTACAAGGTTGCGGCGGTGAAACTCAAAAGGAACGAAAAATGCCTGACAAGGGAAGAGTTCCTGAAGGAGCTGGAAAAACTAAAAGGGTAAAGACCTCAGATGTTCCCGATTCGCTGGAGGACCATCCCCTCTATTCTTATTGGCTCCGTTCTCCTCGCAAGGACTATGGCCTGGTCGAGCCTCGCCTCGTGCTCCGCGTGAATCGTGAAGAGCGGGTCGCCCTCCTTGACCTTCTCGCCCACCTTAACATAGAGCTCTATCCCAGCACCTTTGTCTTCCGGCGCTCCTGCGGCCCTCGCTATCGCCGTTATCGCCCTGTTGTCTATCGCCGTCACGTAACCGCTCGTCGGGGCGGTGAAGGTGTAGGTCTTGTCACCAATCGGTATCTCCTCGGGCTTGATGTTCGGGTCTCCGCCCTGGGCCTCGATGATTTCCTTCATCTTCTCCCAGGCCTTTCCGCTCTCAAGGATTTCCTTGGCCATCTTCTTACCCATTCCCGCCGGAGCGACGCCGCCCATCTCAAGGAGGATTCCAGCCAGGCCGGTGGCCTTCTCTATGAGGCTTCCGGGGCCTTTGCCGGTCATGAGGGCGGAAAGGGCTTCTCTAGCTTCGAGGGCGGGACCAACGGTGTGGCCTATCGGCTGGCCACCATAGGTTATGGCAACCTCAACGTACTGGCCGAGCCTCTTGCCGAGCTCTATGAAGTCTCTTGCCAAAGCCCTCGCCTGGTCAACGGTCTCAACCTTTACGCCCTTCCCCGTTGGGATGTCAATGAGCACGTACTGGCTTCCCATGGCGTACTTCTTTGACATTATGCTCGCGAGCATTAAACCGGTCGGGTCAACGCTTAAAGCGCGCTCCGCCTTGATGGTGATGTCGTCAGCGGGAGCGAGGTTCAAAGCACCTCCCCAGACGAGGCATGCCCCCACCTTCTCCACTATCCTCTTGATTTCGTCGAGCGTAAAGCTGACGTTGGCGAAGACCTCAACAACGTCGGCCGTTCCGGCGGCGCTTGTTATAGCCCTTGAACTGGTCTTCGGTATTGTAAGACCAGCGGCGGCCACTATCGGGACGACGAGGATGTTGGTCTTATTTCCAGGAACACCGCCAATGCTGTGGACGTCCATTATGGGCTTCCTGTCAATGTCGAGCATGTCACCTGTCTCTGCCATCGCTATTGTTAAAGCCGCTATCTCGTCCATGTCGAGGCCGTTTATCTCAAGGGATGTCACAAAAGCACTAATCTCAATGTCCCTGAGCTTCCTGTCAACGATGTCCCTCACTATCGCCTCAATCTCGACCTTTCTCAGCTTTTCACCGTGCATCTTCTTCTTTATGTAGCGGACGCTCTCCGGTGTTCCGGCAGGGATAACGGCAACTGTCTCCCCTTCGGAGAAGCTGTGGAGTTCAAGGACGTCCCTGCTAACACCAACCTCACCTTTACCAACTAAGTTGCTTATCACAACGCTTCCATAAACTGTTTTCTTACCTGCCTCGAGCTTCACGAGGTCGTCGGGGTGGAGTTTCGCTTCTCTTGCATCTTCCTCGTTTATGAGAACCGAGTACCTACCGCTGTAGAAGTCGAGAATCCTGACCTTTGCCCTCATCTTTTCACCTCCGTGAATTTAGTATTTCACCGAAGACTTACTTAAATGTTTTCGAGAAAGGGAGGACTAAAAAAGAAGTATAAAAAACCACAATCGTCAGGGATTTGTAGAATCAGTCCGAGAGACTCTCACCGTACTGAACCTTCGATTGTATTATCGTTTCGAGCTCACCTGTCCTTAGGAGGAGTCTCACAACGTCGTTACTGACGCTCCTTATCGCCGGGGGAAGGACACCCGAGCCGGATAGATAGTGTCTTATAACTTCCTCAAGGGGGGCGGTGTGGAGCCTCCCATCGAATACCAGAACCTCGTTTTCGGTTATTTCCACGAGTTTGTCCATATAGCCTAACTTGGCCCTCATCGCCCCCCACCTCCAGAATAGGGAGTACTATGGAGGTTTTAAAATTTAACGGCCAGGAAAGGTTTAGTAACAGAAGGTAAAAGA
It includes:
- the moaC gene encoding cyclic pyranopterin monophosphate synthase MoaC, with translation MGELTHVDEKGVKMVEVGHKREVFRKAVAKGRIYLRPETIELIKAGKTKKGNVIATAQIAGILAVKKTPELIPLCHPIPLTGVDITFEFGENYIEATCEVRAVYKTGVEMEALTGVSVALLTIWDMVKAVEKDENGQYPVTRIEDIHVVEKIKQE
- a CDS encoding AMP phosphorylase, which translates into the protein MRAKVRILDFYSGRYSVLINEEDAREAKLHPDDLVKLEAGKKTVYGSVVISNLVGKGEVGVSRDVLELHSFSEGETVAVIPAGTPESVRYIKKKMHGEKLRKVEIEAIVRDIVDRKLRDIEISAFVTSLEINGLDMDEIAALTIAMAETGDMLDIDRKPIMDVHSIGGVPGNKTNILVVPIVAAAGLTIPKTSSRAITSAAGTADVVEVFANVSFTLDEIKRIVEKVGACLVWGGALNLAPADDITIKAERALSVDPTGLMLASIMSKKYAMGSQYVLIDIPTGKGVKVETVDQARALARDFIELGKRLGQYVEVAITYGGQPIGHTVGPALEAREALSALMTGKGPGSLIEKATGLAGILLEMGGVAPAGMGKKMAKEILESGKAWEKMKEIIEAQGGDPNIKPEEIPIGDKTYTFTAPTSGYVTAIDNRAITAIARAAGAPEDKGAGIELYVKVGEKVKEGDPLFTIHAEHEARLDQAIVLARRTEPIRIEGMVLQRIGNI